Proteins encoded within one genomic window of Citricoccus muralis:
- a CDS encoding Rv0909 family putative TA system antitoxin, producing the protein MGLGDKLNDLKNEHGDKVNDAVDNAQEQHSDKLGGNADKVNNAVDGAQEKFLGGDNDNK; encoded by the coding sequence ATGGGCCTGGGAGATAAGCTGAACGATCTGAAGAACGAGCACGGCGACAAGGTCAACGACGCTGTCGACAACGCGCAGGAGCAGCACTCCGATAAGCTGGGCGGCAACGCCGACAAGGTCAACAACGCCGTGGACGGCGCTCAGGAGAAGTTCCTGGGCGGCGACAACGACAACAAGTGA
- a CDS encoding amino-acid N-acetyltransferase — MPVQLRPARTQDVADIRDVVAPLAQERVLLQKEAVAYYESIQEFLIAEDTDTGETAGFGALHVMWEDIAEVRTLATADSHRGRGVGSLLLEELLDRAERLGVTRVFCLTFETAFFTRHGFSVMANQDAVDPEVYSELLRSADEGVAEFLDLARVKPNTLGNTRMIIDLAARRAAKGQESAASQL; from the coding sequence GTGCCCGTTCAGTTGCGCCCCGCACGCACCCAAGATGTTGCCGACATACGCGACGTCGTCGCCCCTCTGGCGCAAGAGCGCGTACTGCTCCAGAAGGAAGCGGTGGCCTACTACGAGTCGATCCAGGAATTCCTGATCGCCGAAGACACCGACACCGGGGAAACCGCCGGGTTCGGTGCCCTGCACGTGATGTGGGAAGACATCGCCGAGGTGCGCACCCTGGCCACAGCGGACTCGCACCGCGGGCGCGGGGTGGGCTCGCTGCTGCTCGAGGAACTGCTGGACCGGGCCGAGCGCCTCGGAGTGACCCGGGTGTTCTGCCTGACGTTCGAAACCGCATTCTTCACCCGTCACGGGTTCTCGGTGATGGCCAACCAAGACGCCGTCGACCCCGAGGTGTACTCCGAGCTGCTGCGCTCCGCTGATGAGGGTGTGGCCGAATTCCTCGACCTGGCCCGGGTGAAACCCAATACGCTGGGCAACACTCGGATGATTATTGACCTGGCCGCCCGGCGTGCGGCGAAAGGTCAAGAGTCCGCCGCGTCTCAACTCTAG
- a CDS encoding CsbD family protein yields MSTGDRFSNSAEEAKGKAKQAFGEATDNDSLKNEGKADEAKGSLKNTFEDLKDNVQDKANEALGKVNDAFKKD; encoded by the coding sequence ATGAGCACCGGAGACCGTTTCTCCAACTCTGCCGAAGAAGCCAAAGGCAAGGCCAAGCAGGCCTTCGGCGAAGCCACCGACAACGACAGCCTGAAGAACGAGGGCAAGGCCGACGAGGCCAAGGGCAGCCTGAAGAACACCTTCGAGGACCTCAAAGACAACGTTCAGGACAAGGCGAACGAGGCACTGGGCAAGGTCAACGACGCCTTCAAGAAGGACTAG
- a CDS encoding A/G-specific adenine glycosylase: protein MPQTPTPTAVADAHTRIIGWFDAHARDLPWRRDECTPWGVMVSEFMLQQTPVARVLPVWTEWMRRWPTPADLAAEPSPEILRAWGRLGYPRRALRLHAAAQTIMDEHDGEVPNTAAELKALPGVGEYTSAAIACFAFDQPEVVVDTNIRRVHARAFSGRALPEKSLTRAEMSLATELMPADPEQACRWNAATMELGALVCTARSPQCRVCPVSASCAWLVAGSPEAHYQPKGQSWAGTDRQLRGAIMALLRSHDGGTALTAIRQRVEESLSPDDAQFDRCVSSLVADGLAERTGDELSLPRS, encoded by the coding sequence ATGCCGCAGACCCCCACCCCCACCGCCGTGGCGGATGCCCACACCCGCATCATCGGCTGGTTCGACGCGCACGCCCGAGACCTGCCGTGGCGCCGCGATGAGTGCACGCCCTGGGGAGTGATGGTCTCCGAGTTCATGCTGCAGCAGACTCCGGTGGCCCGGGTGTTGCCGGTGTGGACCGAGTGGATGCGGCGCTGGCCCACCCCGGCTGACCTCGCCGCGGAACCGTCCCCGGAGATTCTGCGCGCCTGGGGCCGGTTGGGCTATCCGCGCCGGGCCCTGCGCCTGCATGCCGCCGCCCAGACCATCATGGACGAGCACGACGGCGAGGTGCCGAACACTGCCGCCGAGCTGAAAGCGCTGCCCGGGGTGGGCGAGTACACCTCCGCTGCTATCGCTTGCTTTGCGTTCGACCAGCCCGAGGTCGTCGTCGATACGAATATTCGGCGGGTGCACGCCCGCGCGTTTTCTGGTCGGGCGCTGCCGGAAAAATCGCTCACGCGCGCCGAAATGTCTCTGGCTACCGAGCTGATGCCGGCCGATCCGGAGCAGGCGTGCCGGTGGAATGCGGCCACCATGGAGCTCGGCGCCCTGGTCTGCACCGCGCGGTCTCCGCAGTGTCGGGTCTGCCCGGTGTCTGCCTCCTGTGCCTGGCTCGTTGCGGGGTCTCCGGAAGCGCACTATCAGCCGAAGGGCCAGTCGTGGGCGGGCACCGACCGTCAGCTGCGCGGGGCGATCATGGCGCTGCTGCGCTCCCACGACGGCGGCACCGCGCTCACGGCGATCCGTCAGCGCGTCGAGGAATCGTTGAGTCCGGACGACGCGCAGTTCGACCGCTGTGTCAGCTCACTGGTGGCTGACGGGCTCGCCGAGCGCACCGGCGACGAGCTCTCGCTGCCGCGCAGTTAA
- a CDS encoding TRAP transporter substrate-binding protein encodes MTTPTTTENTTDTRRGLRVTGVLAASALALTACSGVVDDAGDGEAVTLTLATAATAGTPNAAVQDLFLDRLEEASDGRIEIDRTAPESLCEATEIVECLRDGRADIGVTVPDYTPQYFPTLSVSGIPFQGQNSQAITQTLYDIHRDYEPAVARMDDQGLHYVSAWPVGRLLFGAQEPIESAEDLNELRIRASGPTIQRILQDSGANITALSASETYEAVERGIVDSVGAAVDFAVNYRLMELLPYWTDPGVGQYSTFGMWLSKDAYDTLDPELQTIVDEVAQDLNEGSAVDAFNEAASGQCDELAGESRVEMLDEWDEADREAWAAEVEESGRDAWIATANEHGMDDPEALLEEYEAGLEQYQDADYEDATLTCVRNFAN; translated from the coding sequence ATGACCACCCCCACCACCACCGAGAACACCACAGACACCCGGCGCGGCCTGCGCGTCACCGGCGTGCTGGCCGCCAGCGCCCTGGCCCTCACCGCCTGCAGCGGCGTCGTCGACGACGCCGGTGACGGCGAGGCCGTGACCCTGACGCTGGCCACCGCCGCCACGGCCGGAACCCCCAACGCCGCTGTCCAGGACCTCTTCCTGGACCGACTCGAGGAAGCCAGTGACGGCCGCATCGAGATCGATCGCACCGCACCAGAATCGCTGTGCGAGGCGACCGAGATCGTGGAATGCCTGCGCGATGGCCGCGCGGATATTGGCGTCACCGTTCCCGACTACACGCCGCAGTACTTCCCCACCCTGAGCGTCTCCGGCATCCCCTTCCAGGGGCAGAACTCTCAGGCCATCACCCAGACCCTCTATGACATCCACCGCGACTATGAGCCAGCCGTGGCCCGAATGGACGACCAGGGGCTGCACTACGTCTCCGCCTGGCCGGTGGGTCGGCTGCTCTTCGGCGCCCAGGAGCCCATCGAGAGCGCCGAGGACCTGAACGAGCTGCGGATTCGTGCCTCCGGCCCGACCATCCAGCGCATCCTGCAGGATTCCGGGGCGAACATCACCGCCCTTTCGGCCAGTGAGACCTACGAAGCCGTCGAGCGCGGCATCGTCGACTCCGTCGGCGCGGCCGTCGACTTCGCCGTGAACTACCGGCTCATGGAGCTGCTCCCCTACTGGACCGACCCGGGCGTGGGGCAGTACTCGACCTTCGGGATGTGGCTGTCCAAAGACGCCTACGACACGCTCGACCCCGAGCTCCAGACCATCGTGGATGAGGTCGCCCAGGATTTGAATGAAGGCTCCGCGGTGGACGCATTCAACGAAGCCGCTAGCGGGCAGTGCGACGAGCTTGCGGGAGAGTCACGCGTCGAGATGCTCGATGAATGGGACGAGGCCGACCGTGAGGCGTGGGCGGCCGAAGTGGAGGAATCCGGACGCGATGCGTGGATCGCCACCGCGAATGAGCACGGCATGGATGATCCGGAAGCTCTCCTCGAGGAGTACGAGGCGGGGCTGGAGCAGTACCAGGACGCCGACTACGAGGATGCCACGCTGACTTGCGTGCGTAACTTTGCGAACTAG
- a CDS encoding TRAP transporter large permease subunit, with amino-acid sequence MLFLIVLGGMYSGLFTSTESAAIGALAALLMLVAENRREGFRTLMTNFRQALYDTSTTTAMVFMIIVGSALLSAFFIAAKVPESITEGVSGIGLPPTLTMALLLLCLIPLGMVLESLSILVISVPILLPIALEFGFDPIWLGIVIVKLIEIGMVTPPVGINCFVVAGISNVRSETVFKGILPFFFIDVAITALLFAVPAVVLFLPSLVQT; translated from the coding sequence GTGCTGTTCCTCATCGTGTTGGGCGGGATGTACTCGGGGCTGTTCACCTCCACCGAGTCCGCCGCGATCGGCGCCTTGGCCGCCCTGCTGATGCTGGTCGCGGAGAACCGTCGCGAGGGATTCCGCACGCTGATGACGAATTTCCGCCAGGCGCTCTACGACACCAGCACCACCACCGCCATGGTGTTCATGATCATCGTCGGCTCCGCCCTGCTCTCGGCGTTCTTCATCGCGGCGAAGGTGCCGGAGTCAATCACCGAGGGCGTCTCCGGCATCGGGTTGCCGCCCACCCTCACCATGGCGCTGCTACTGCTCTGCCTCATCCCGCTGGGGATGGTCCTGGAGTCGCTGTCCATCCTGGTGATCAGCGTTCCGATCCTGCTGCCGATCGCCCTGGAATTCGGTTTCGACCCGATCTGGCTGGGCATCGTCATCGTGAAGCTGATCGAGATCGGCATGGTCACCCCGCCGGTGGGCATCAACTGCTTCGTCGTCGCCGGGATCTCGAATGTCCGCTCCGAGACGGTGTTCAAGGGGATCCTGCCCTTCTTCTTCATCGACGTCGCGATCACCGCACTGCTCTTCGCGGTGCCCGCCGTCGTGCTCTTCCTTCCGTCCCTGGTCCAAACCTGA